In one window of Mytilus trossulus isolate FHL-02 chromosome 7, PNRI_Mtr1.1.1.hap1, whole genome shotgun sequence DNA:
- the LOC134726649 gene encoding uncharacterized protein LOC134726649 has protein sequence MSHGNRYKQNGDEMNSKNNIPMRINRRNCWYHETDNHDIGKCTAFSRLDGQTKIDLIRKQGGCFSCLKIGHLSRYCSNRKPCDVLDENQQMCGRMHHQALHEIQVNGSTFHNCISIVNGDKGREDVLLMISKVPSNGNYLTALWDPGANISLITHDSARRLNLKGRDVTLSVTKVGNTTDYIQSKEYIVPLTILNGQEWKIRTYGMDQITADVTRVDIRGIAKLFKSVTEKDVIRPEGKVDILIGSDCCVLLPTKAEQVGNLQLMKNQFGYCLRGSHTLLKVGTVSHHFVRIHHLYGQQYDTGSIHIVNFNGLKESLDNFFNIESLGTQCNPKCGNCKCGKCPIGNGNYTIAEERELNMIRKGLQYDKDEKRWTVTYPWIRESAELPNNIGAANHRLESTEKRLQRTGTIYANAYNDQIKDMVNRNVARKLSDYEVRNYEGPIHYLPHHEVLKPDSKSTPIRIVFNSSSTYMGHVINDYWAKGPNVLNDMLVVLLRFRQNRIGIAGDISKMYNAIKLSVPDQHTHRFLWRDLDASRKPDHYVLKTVTFGDRPSGTIATVALGMTAEMSKDIYSEAAEMILRNSYVDDIINSVDNNDQARKVMEDTEKLLVKGGFTIKHWIVTGKQSDQWNGLHISNEPKEKILGMIWQPRDDMFTFQAKINFSSKRRGIHIDKDLQQTQIDDIPLILTRRMVLSQVASIYDPLGLACPFVLTAKLLLRSFCKTDGGNGGWDEPIADAMRKKWIEFFKGVFQLESIQFPRCIKPEAAYKNPVLVVFSDGSSVAYGACAYIRWQIGPETYEANLIIAKNRIAPTKQLSIPRLELCGAVIASRIRENIVKEMDFNFIRIIHVVDSTIVRAQIQRESYGFGTFVATRIAEIQSKTEPSDWWWVQGEQNPADLTTRATDPTALVMESVWQKGPDF, from the coding sequence ATGTCGCATGGTAATAGATATAAACAGAACGGTGATGAAATGAATTCGAAGAATAATATACCTATGAGAATAAACCGTAGAAATTGTTGGTATCATGAGACTGATAATCATGATATTGGCAAATGTACAGCGTTTAGTAGATTGGATGGTCAGACTAAAATAGATTTAATTCGCAAACAAGGAGGATGTTTTAGTTGTCTCAAGATTGGTCACTTATCAAGATACTGTTCAAATAGGAAACCGTGTGATGTCCTGGATGAAAATCAACAAATGTGTGGGAGGATGCACCATCAAGCTTTACATGAAATTCAAGTCAATGGATCAACGTTTCACAATTGTATCAGTATTGTTAATGGAGATAAAGGTAGAGAAGACGTTTTGCTCATGATAAGCAAGGTTCCGAGCAATGGAAACTATTTGACAGCACTATGGGATCCGGGAGCTAACATCTCACTTATAACACATGATTCTGCACGGAGACTGAACCTCAAGGGAAGAGATGTAACATTGTCCGTGACAAAGGTCGGCAACACTACTGACTATATCCAAAGTAAAGAATATATAGTTCCACTAACTATTTTAAATGGACAGGAATGGAAAATAAGGACGTATGGAATGGATCAAATTACGGCAGACGTGACTAGGGTGGATATCCGTGGCATCGCTAAGCTATTCAAAAGCGTGACGGAAAAGGATGTGATTCGACCTGAGGGAAAAGTCGACATATTGATAGGCAGTGATTGTTGTGTTCTTTTACCAACAAAGGCAGAACAAGTAGGAAATCTTCAACTGATGAAAAACCAATTTGGTTACTGTTTGAGAGGTAGTCACACGCTTCTTAAAGTTGGTACGGTGTCTCACCATTTTGTACGTATTCATCATTTATATGGACAACAATACGACACTGGTAGCATacatattgtaaattttaatggACTGAAGGAAAGTCTAGATAACTTTTTCAACATTGAAAGCTTAGGAACTCAATGCAACCCGAAATGTGGAAACTGTAAGTGTGGTAAATGTCCGATCGGAAATGGTAATTACACTATAGCAGAAGAACGAGAACTGAACATGATAAGAAAGGGACTTCAATATGACAAAGATGAAAAACGTTGGACTGTAACTTATCCATGGATAAGAGAATCGGCAGAATTGCCTAACAATATAGGAGCAGCAAATCATCGTCTTGAATCGACAGAGAAACGCTTACAACGCACCGGGACAATCTATGCAAATGCATACAATGATCAAATCAAAGATATGGTTAATAGGAACGTTGCCAGAAAACTTTCAGATTACGAGGTCAGGAATTATGAAGGACCAATTCATTATCTACCGCATCATGAGGTTCTAAAACCCGACTCTAAGTCAACCCCAATCAGGATTGTGTTCAATTCCTCTTCCACATACATGGGACATGTGATAAATGATTATTGGGCAAAGGGTCCGAATGTATTGAATGACATGTTAGTGGTGCTACTGAGATTTCGACAAAATAGAATTGGAATTGCAGGAGACATTTCAAAGATGTATAATGCAATCAAACTTTCAGTTCCTGATCAACATACGCATCGGTTTCTATGGAGAGATCTCGATGCAAGCAGAAAACCTGATCATTATGTGTTAAAGACGGTCACTTTTGGGGACAGACCTAGTGGCACTATTGCAACCGTTGCATTAGGAATGACTGCGGAAATGAGTAAAGATATTTACTCAGAGGCAGCCGAAATGATTCTTAGAAACAGTTATGTTGATGATATCATTAACTCTGTCGACAATAATGATCAGGCAAGAAAGGTAATGGAAGACACTGAAAAATTACTTGTAAAGGGTGGATTTACAATTAAACATTGGATTGTTACAGGGAAGCAGTCCGACCAATGGAACGGATTACATATTTCAAATGAACCAAAGGAAAAGATTCTAGGAATGATTTGGCAACCGAGAGATGACATGTTTACATTTCAAgcaaaaattaatttttcaagTAAACGTCGAGGAATACACATTGATAAAGATTTGCAACAAACTCAAATAGATGACATACCGTTGATACTCACGAGAAGAATGGTTCTTAGTCAAGTTGCGAGCATTTATGACCCCTTAGGGTTAGCTTGTCCGTTTGTTTTAACCGCAAAACTACTTTTGAGATCATTTTGCAAGACAGATGGAGGAAATGGTGGATGGGATGAACCAATAGCAGATGCAATGAGAAAAAAGTGGATTGAGTTCTTCAAGGGAGTATTTCAACTAGAGTCGATTCAGTTTCCTAGATGTATTAAGCCAGAGGCTGCATACAAGAACCCCGTATTAGTAGTATTTTCAGATGGAAGCAGTGTAGCATATGGAGCATGTGCATACATAAGATGGCAAATCGGTCCCGAGACATATGAAGCGAATCTGATTATAGCAAAAAACAGGATAGCACCAACAAAACAATTGTCGATTCCGAGGTTGGAATTATGTGGTGCAGTAATTGCATCAAGAATCAGAGAAAACATAGTGAAGGAGATGGACTTTAACTTTATTCGAATAATTCACGTGGTAGATTCAACAATAGTAAGAGCTCAGATACAAAGAGAAAGTTATGGCTTCGGAACATTTGTGGCAACTAGAATAGCCGAGATTCAAAGTAAGACAGAACCTTCTGATTGGTGGTGGGTACAAGGGGAACAGAATCCTGCTGATTTGACCACGAGAGCAACAGATCCAACCGCATTGGTAATGGAATCAGTTTGGCAAAAGGGTCCAGATTTTTAA